A genomic window from Synechococcus sp. CBW1107 includes:
- a CDS encoding Crp/Fnr family transcriptional regulator: protein MNALDTLRALATQGEVREFAPGELIFKAGESGDCMFGLLQGSVLLSWNGDAGHEEIREGDVFGAGALVTPDHRRFGNARAITPCRILVMNREKFLFAVQESPMFAIELLCSIDQRLRQLKDCLR, encoded by the coding sequence ATGAATGCCCTCGACACCCTGCGTGCCCTGGCCACCCAGGGTGAGGTGCGTGAGTTCGCCCCGGGCGAATTGATCTTCAAGGCCGGAGAATCCGGCGACTGCATGTTCGGCCTGCTGCAGGGCAGCGTCCTGCTCAGCTGGAACGGTGACGCCGGCCACGAGGAGATCAGGGAAGGGGATGTCTTCGGTGCCGGCGCCCTGGTCACCCCGGATCACCGCCGTTTCGGCAATGCCAGGGCCATCACCCCCTGCCGGATCCTGGTGATGAACCGGGAGAAGTTTCTCTTCGCCGTCCAGGAATCGCCGATGTTCGCCATCGAACTGCTCTGTTCCATCGATCAGCGTCTGCGTCAGCTCAAGGACTGCCTGCGTTAA